The region TGTTGAATGTGGGTGTTTGAGTCGGAAGTGTGAtcctttctttttttgtttagaTTACATATGGAACGGTTCTCAAATTGATGCACGAGCGGACAAAATTCAGGTTACATTCTCATGATGTACCTTATGGTTCTGGTAGTGGACAGCAATCTGTTACGGGATTCCCTAATGTCGATGATGCCAATAGTTACTGGGTAAGTTTCTCTTCTTTATCCTATGAAGttgtgaaaaaaaaagtttacataGTTAGTGGATCTTAGCTTGAACAGAAAGAATGTGGTTTCTTAGAAGCTTTGTGAATTTTATTCTAGCATTCTTAAAATGATATAGTGAttgatctttttctttttattatatttattatctgtGTTTATTCGAACTTTGATTGGTTGTCATTTCACCCATGTGGATCTCTTATTTATGGATTTGAAATACCCTTTATTCCTGCAGATTGTTAGGCCCGAGCCAGACACGGCTAAACAAGGTGATCCTATCAAGAGTGGGACAATCATCCGTCTTCAACACATGAAGACTAGAAAATGGCTGCATAGCCATTTGCATTCATCCCCAATATCAGGAAACCTGGAGGTCAGTATGAGTTTTAGTTTTTGAATCCACACTTCATAAGATACCTCTTTTGTGTTTGATGTGACAGAACAATACTTATCCTTTGTCTGGTTCAATTCCACTGTAGAATTCatttcatttgcaaatgaattcaTTTAATAATCTATTTGACATAAACATAATCAATTCCACAAAACTTAAAAAACAGAGGTACTAAATGAATTTCTAAGTGAACCGAATGCAgctatatttgtttataaatgaattcTACAAAAATTTGTGGAATTCTTTTGAACTAAACACATCATTATATCCCTAATGTGAAGCTCCTTCAATGCTTAGAAGATGCTGTGATTGTATATGATAcataaattatcatttaattGAGTCGGCTAGATGCCATTGTTTTTGGTGAACCTTTGTATTGAAAAACTCTTTTTTTAGAAGTTAGAGATGTTTTGAGGTACCTGGACACTGTCCTTTTGAGGGTCTGCATTTATTCTGCAGCAATATTATCAGAACAGCCATTCCTTCAAACGATTATGTCTATGTATTGAGAAATATATAGAAATATATGCCCAAAGTATCCTTAGCAGGCAGAAAACTTACTTTTTGGTACTCGAGAAGATATCCACAGCACTATTGACTCAAGTCACATACTTAACTGGTTATAGGTTAGCTGCTTTGGAGGAGAGTCTCAGTCCGACACTGGGGATTACTGGAGGTCAGACTAAataaaaactgttttttttgGTTCATATTTGTATGCCTTGACCTTGTTTTTGTTTAGCAAATTTATACTGGTCTTCTGTTTTCAGGCTTTTTATCGAAGGGAGTGAGAAAACTTGGAAGAAAGATCAACGGATTCGGCTCCAACATGTTGATACTAGTGGCTACTTGCACAGTCATGATAAGAAATACCAAAGGATTGCTGGAGGCCAGCAAGAGGTGAGGAGAACATTGCTGATTGTTAGTAAAACTGAGGAAGTTTGAAACGGAAACTTAGTAAAAGTGTGGCGTCATCCGTGTTTATGATAGTTTGTTTGAATTAAACTTGTGGTCcagctaaaattaaaattgggcGTGTGCCAGCATTccgattttatattttctttctgATCTATGAGCTTATGCAGGTTTGTGGTGTCCGAGAAAAGCGTGCGGATAATGTTTGGATAGCAGCTGAAGGCGTGTACCTCCCTGTTGCTGAAAGCAAGTAGGATCCTACTCAACTCTATTAGGCTAATTACTTTGTAAAAACAGGTGCACGGGTTTTGAGTTTAGTAGCGGCGGGTGCCTGTTATCGTACTTGCTGTGGATTCTTTATATTAAAGAAGGAAGTATATTTCAAAGAGTTAGGATGTAATTGCTACTGCTTTACAGGCATTATATCAAACCTCTGaagatttgtttctttaatGGTTATGCATTAGCAACTCAATCGAGGATTAAACTGAACATAGATTATGTGTTAATTTCATGATTCAGTGATGAACATGCTATGTAGGAATATGTTTTTGATACCAGCAGTAATCTTTTTGACTGGCTTGGAATTACGGGGTCTATGATAATATCAAATCGAAAATAATTTAGAGATCGACCACAGTTATCAGATTTACCCATAACTGGCAGATTTTCAGGCTTAAAATTCATCATTTGAGGAACTTTTGGACCTTTAAAGATTTCTacattaatttagttttttcaatttagtttttgttttattttttttggtttgctTAGGATTTTCCATTTTGACTGGTTACCT is a window of Mercurialis annua linkage group LG2, ddMerAnnu1.2, whole genome shotgun sequence DNA encoding:
- the LOC126670158 gene encoding stromal cell-derived factor 2-like protein, producing the protein MAIAFFTLSIFLFLNLDLEYASFSSASAATSSSSSSSSESVEITYGTVLKLMHERTKFRLHSHDVPYGSGSGQQSVTGFPNVDDANSYWIVRPEPDTAKQGDPIKSGTIIRLQHMKTRKWLHSHLHSSPISGNLEVSCFGGESQSDTGDYWRLFIEGSEKTWKKDQRIRLQHVDTSGYLHSHDKKYQRIAGGQQEVCGVREKRADNVWIAAEGVYLPVAESK